One genomic segment of Corynebacterium durum includes these proteins:
- a CDS encoding glutamine synthetase family protein, translating into MNSQQEFVLRTVEERDIRFVRLWFTDILGYLKSVAVVPAELENAFGEGIGFDGSAIESFSRISESDTIALPDPSTFQLMPFEQNGTDRSIARMFCDITMPDGQPSFADPRQVLRRQLASAASDGFTCYVHPEIEFFLVDSINTQGQPPTPTDNGGYFDQAVTDKAPHFRFDAISALEDMGISVEFSHHETAPGQQEIDLRFADALTMADNIMTFRYLIKKVALKNGVRATFMPKPFAGYAGSAMHTHISLFEGDSNAFHDPDDEFSLSTTARQFIAGILRHAPEFTAITNQWVNSYKRIMFGNEAPRAATWGVSNSSALVRVPTYRLGKGSSRRVEVRSPDSACNPYLAYAVILAAGLKGVREGYELTEPAEEDISKLTRRERLALGYQDLPGSLDHALRLMEGSELVADTLGEHVFEYFLRNKWREWHDYQAQISSWELRTTLDY; encoded by the coding sequence GTGACATCCGTTTTGTACGGCTGTGGTTCACCGACATTCTGGGTTATTTAAAGTCGGTGGCGGTGGTGCCTGCTGAGCTGGAAAACGCCTTCGGGGAGGGCATTGGGTTCGACGGCTCGGCTATTGAGAGTTTTTCGCGCATATCCGAGTCCGATACTATTGCGCTTCCTGATCCATCAACGTTCCAGTTGATGCCCTTTGAGCAAAACGGCACGGACCGCAGCATTGCCCGCATGTTTTGCGACATCACCATGCCGGACGGACAGCCCTCCTTTGCTGACCCCCGCCAGGTGCTGCGCAGACAGTTGGCCTCGGCCGCGAGCGATGGTTTCACCTGCTACGTCCATCCTGAGATCGAGTTTTTCCTGGTAGATTCGATTAACACCCAGGGGCAGCCCCCAACGCCTACGGATAATGGCGGCTACTTTGATCAAGCGGTGACGGACAAGGCCCCGCATTTCCGCTTTGATGCCATCTCCGCGCTAGAAGACATGGGCATTTCCGTTGAGTTCAGCCACCACGAAACCGCCCCCGGCCAGCAGGAGATAGACCTGCGCTTTGCTGACGCCCTGACCATGGCCGATAACATCATGACCTTCCGCTATCTGATCAAAAAGGTGGCGTTGAAAAACGGGGTGCGGGCCACATTCATGCCCAAACCCTTTGCAGGCTACGCAGGCAGCGCCATGCACACCCATATTTCCCTGTTCGAGGGCGATAGCAACGCCTTCCACGATCCCGATGATGAGTTCAGCCTGTCCACCACGGCGCGGCAGTTCATCGCCGGTATTTTGCGGCATGCCCCCGAGTTCACGGCGATCACCAACCAATGGGTGAATTCCTACAAACGCATCATGTTCGGCAACGAGGCGCCCCGCGCCGCCACGTGGGGAGTGTCCAACAGTTCGGCGCTGGTGCGTGTGCCCACCTACCGCCTGGGTAAGGGATCTTCCCGGCGCGTTGAGGTGCGCAGCCCTGACTCCGCCTGCAACCCCTACCTGGCTTATGCAGTGATTCTTGCCGCCGGGCTGAAAGGTGTCCGGGAAGGCTATGAGCTCACCGAGCCTGCTGAAGAGGACATTTCCAAGCTCACCCGGCGCGAACGCCTCGCCTTGGGGTACCAGGATTTGCCGGGCAGCCTGGACCATGCGCTGCGGTTGATGGAGGGCTCCGAACTGGTTGCCGACACCCTGGGTGAGCACGTGTTTGAGTATTTCCTGCGCAATAAGTGGCGGGAGTGGCACGACTATCAGGCGCAAATCTCCTCTTGGGAGCTGCGCACCACACTGGACTACTAG
- a CDS encoding bifunctional [glutamine synthetase] adenylyltransferase/[glutamine synthetase]-adenylyl-L-tyrosine phosphorylase: MPTSRTTRRPMPTLGGLGFNSPTAKADLEELGWLNSQSVELLWALSGAGDPDLALNTLIRLRDQLTSGDYADGKEYADFDAAIRSDVAFRVRLLSLVGASTAMGDHLAANPGLWRLLAQPMPTPAEMMRELLECVQAMPLDASASATLTTPGTYRAGLTGADAEKALKCTYRTLLMRIAAHDLAGTYPESPRRPGQPLVPFDQVTGMLTALADAALTAALAVAVAVVWGEKDYECQMAVLAMGKCGAQELNYISDVDVIFVAEPADTKATRVAGELIRIGCKCFFEVDAALRPEGKQGALVRTLESHVAYYKRWAHTWEFQALLKARPMTGSLELGEAYVDALTPMVWTASQRDSFVEDVQSMRRRVIDNVPTELLERELKLGRGSLRDVEFAVQLLQMVHGRSDESLRVCSTVAALHALIAAGYVGREDGSTLIDAYEFLRLLEHRLQLQRVRRTHTMPTEDDKTSLRWLARTAGIMGVGDGTSAEALASEYRKVRRQVAQLHAKLFFRPLLNSVVNLPVETLRLSAESAKRQLAALGYYYPDRAYEHLIALASGTTRKARIQAMLLPTLMEWLSQTADPDAGLLNYRKLSDAANDRQWFLRMLRDEGVVGQRLMKILGNSPYVSDLIIATPDSVKLLGDGARGPKLLDASPTTVSSSLCASVSRHKDPDRAITVARSLRRAELARVAAADLLDMMDVQQVCRSLSFVWDAVLEAALAAEIRASVESGREGSAEGAMQEAPARIAVIGMGRLGGAELGYGSDADVMFVCEPAPGVDDNEAVRWSIGVCDRMRRRLSKPSGDPPLEVDLGLRPEGRSGAVVRTIDSYVRYYEKWGETWEIQALLRATHIAGDKDVGLKFLAAIDSFRYPADGASPELVREVRRMKARVDNERLPRGADRNTHTKLGRGALTDIEWTVQLLILLHAHEVPELHNTSTLECLDVIEYHKLVDPEKVQILRTAWLTATDARNALVLVRGKRTDQLPPPGPHLAQVAGAAGWDPTEYQEFLENYLKVTRRARQVVDEVFWGEKTFEP, translated from the coding sequence ATGCCCACGTCACGAACCACCCGCAGACCCATGCCCACGTTGGGGGGATTGGGGTTCAATAGCCCTACAGCCAAGGCGGACCTGGAGGAGCTTGGTTGGCTTAATAGCCAGTCGGTGGAGTTGTTGTGGGCGCTGTCGGGGGCTGGCGACCCGGATCTTGCGCTGAATACGTTGATCCGTCTGCGTGACCAGCTGACAAGTGGTGACTATGCTGACGGTAAAGAATACGCGGATTTTGATGCCGCTATCCGCTCTGACGTGGCGTTTCGTGTGCGGCTGTTGTCCCTTGTGGGGGCGTCCACGGCGATGGGGGATCACCTGGCTGCGAACCCGGGGTTGTGGCGGCTGTTGGCGCAGCCGATGCCCACTCCCGCCGAGATGATGCGCGAGTTGCTGGAGTGTGTGCAGGCCATGCCGCTGGATGCGTCGGCAAGCGCGACCCTCACCACTCCCGGGACCTACCGTGCCGGGCTGACTGGTGCTGATGCGGAAAAGGCCCTGAAGTGCACCTATCGCACGCTGTTGATGCGCATCGCCGCGCACGATCTCGCTGGAACATACCCGGAATCCCCGCGCCGCCCCGGCCAGCCCCTGGTGCCGTTCGACCAGGTCACGGGAATGTTGACCGCGCTTGCCGACGCCGCGCTCACCGCCGCGCTAGCCGTTGCCGTCGCGGTGGTGTGGGGGGAAAAAGACTATGAATGTCAGATGGCGGTGCTCGCCATGGGCAAATGTGGTGCTCAGGAACTCAACTACATTTCCGACGTGGATGTTATTTTTGTTGCCGAACCCGCCGACACCAAAGCCACCCGCGTGGCCGGTGAGCTGATCCGCATCGGCTGCAAATGCTTCTTCGAGGTGGATGCGGCGCTGCGTCCCGAAGGCAAACAGGGCGCGCTGGTGCGCACCCTGGAATCCCATGTGGCCTATTACAAGCGATGGGCCCACACCTGGGAATTCCAGGCACTGCTCAAAGCCCGCCCCATGACAGGATCGCTGGAGCTTGGGGAAGCGTACGTTGATGCGCTTACCCCCATGGTGTGGACCGCGAGCCAGCGCGACAGTTTTGTGGAAGACGTGCAGTCAATGCGCCGACGCGTGATTGATAACGTGCCCACTGAACTGCTGGAACGTGAACTGAAACTCGGGCGCGGCTCCCTCCGCGACGTGGAATTTGCGGTGCAGCTGCTGCAAATGGTGCATGGGCGCAGCGACGAATCCCTCCGCGTGTGCTCCACCGTTGCCGCATTGCACGCCCTCATCGCTGCAGGGTATGTCGGTCGCGAAGACGGCTCCACCCTGATAGACGCCTACGAATTCCTCCGACTCCTGGAGCATCGCCTGCAGCTGCAACGCGTCCGTCGCACCCACACCATGCCCACCGAGGACGACAAAACCAGTCTCCGCTGGCTGGCCCGCACCGCCGGGATCATGGGTGTTGGCGACGGCACCTCCGCAGAGGCGCTGGCCAGCGAATACCGCAAAGTCCGCCGCCAAGTTGCGCAGCTTCACGCCAAGCTCTTCTTCCGGCCACTGCTGAACTCCGTGGTCAACCTGCCGGTGGAAACGCTGCGTCTTTCCGCCGAATCGGCAAAACGCCAGCTCGCTGCGCTGGGCTACTACTACCCGGACCGCGCCTACGAGCACCTGATCGCCTTGGCCTCTGGGACCACCCGCAAAGCCCGCATCCAGGCGATGCTGCTGCCCACCCTCATGGAATGGCTTTCCCAGACTGCCGATCCCGATGCCGGTCTGCTCAACTACCGCAAGCTTTCCGACGCCGCGAATGACCGCCAATGGTTCCTTCGCATGCTGCGCGATGAGGGCGTGGTGGGGCAGCGCCTGATGAAAATCCTGGGGAATTCCCCCTACGTGTCCGACCTGATCATCGCCACCCCCGACTCTGTGAAGCTCCTGGGTGATGGCGCGCGCGGCCCGAAACTCTTGGACGCATCGCCCACCACCGTGTCCTCCTCCCTGTGCGCCAGCGTCTCCCGGCATAAAGACCCCGACCGTGCCATCACCGTGGCGCGGTCCCTTCGTCGCGCTGAACTCGCCCGTGTTGCCGCCGCTGACCTACTCGACATGATGGATGTGCAGCAGGTGTGCCGCAGTCTCTCCTTTGTGTGGGATGCCGTGCTGGAGGCCGCTCTGGCTGCGGAGATACGCGCCTCTGTGGAGAGTGGGCGTGAAGGAAGCGCAGAGGGAGCGATGCAGGAAGCTCCGGCGCGCATCGCCGTAATCGGCATGGGCCGCCTCGGCGGCGCTGAGCTGGGCTACGGCTCCGACGCGGACGTGATGTTTGTGTGCGAACCCGCGCCAGGCGTGGACGACAATGAGGCCGTGCGCTGGTCGATTGGTGTGTGCGACAGGATGCGTCGCAGGCTTTCCAAACCCAGTGGTGATCCGCCGTTGGAGGTGGATTTGGGCTTGCGCCCGGAAGGCCGTTCGGGTGCCGTGGTGCGCACTATCGACTCGTATGTTCGTTACTACGAAAAGTGGGGTGAGACCTGGGAAATTCAGGCGCTGCTGCGTGCCACACACATCGCTGGCGATAAGGACGTGGGGCTGAAGTTCCTCGCAGCGATTGATTCGTTCCGCTACCCGGCCGATGGTGCCTCCCCAGAGCTGGTGCGCGAAGTGCGACGGATGAAGGCCCGAGTGGATAACGAAAGGCTGCCTCGCGGCGCGGACCGTAACACCCACACCAAACTTGGGCGCGGCGCTTTGACGGATATTGAATGGACAGTGCAGCTGCTGATTCTCTTGCACGCCCATGAGGTGCCGGAACTGCACAACACGTCCACGCTGGAATGTCTGGACGTGATTGAATACCACAAGCTCGTTGACCCGGAGAAGGTACAGATTTTACGGACCGCGTGGTTGACGGCCACGGATGCGCGCAATGCGTTGGTGTTGGTACGCGGTAAGCGTACGGATCAGCTGCCACCGCCGGGTCCGCATTTGGCTCAGGTGGCGGGTGCTGCTGGCTGGGATCCTACGGAATACCAGGAGTTTTTGGAAAACTATCTGAAAGTTACACGCCGTGCCCGCCAGGTGGTTGATGAGGTGTTCTGGGGCGAGAAAACCTTCGAACCTTGA